One Cherax quadricarinatus isolate ZL_2023a unplaced genomic scaffold, ASM3850222v1 Contig4605, whole genome shotgun sequence DNA segment encodes these proteins:
- the LOC128703338 gene encoding dnaJ protein homolog 1-like, whose product MEKNYYKILCLEKSASEEDIKKAYRKMALMYHPDKNKSFFAEEKFKDIAEAYEVLSDKMKRKIYDMYGEKGLKRGEGIPSSAGDGLHFRYTFSGNPKIIFQQFFGNSDPFSTFLTGDVDSKHIISGRYSFSFNESFEFSKPQYNKSHYQENFNFNNDSSNPSDIFKSQDKSQNKINYQETLTAFGFKKKDRNLISLPAPFSVNSFLNTMDEKMEIDEITTTSSNISEQSIIVSSKDLDLYVTLEEIYKGVTKKIKIIKRNNNCYEEKILIIDINPGMENGTKIIFEHEGNKFPGKIPEDVIFVIRDKPHQYFKRDGVNLQYTAKLTLRDALCGTQVEIPTLTDEKVTLNLSNDIVRPQMTKCLPGYGLPYSKDFNKKGNIIINFDIQFPSILIDSTKKILSEIL is encoded by the coding sequence ATGGAAAAGAACTATTATAAAATTCTCTGTCTCGAGAAAAGTGCTAGTGAAGAAGATATTAAGAAAGCTTATAGGAAAATGGCACTTATGTACCATCCCGACAAAAACAAGTCTTTTTTTGCAGAAGAAAAATTCAAAGATATAGCAGAAGCCTATGAAGTATTGAGTGACAAAATGAAGAGAAAAATATATGATATGTACGGTGAGAAAGGACTTAAGAGAGGAGAAGGAATACCTAGTAGTGCTGGAGATGGACTACACTTTAGGTATACTTTTTCGGGAAATCCTAAAATTATTTTTCAACAATTCTTTGGCAATAGTGATCCTTTTTCTACTTTTTTAACAGGAGATGTAGATTCTAAACATATAATAAGTGGACGATATTCCTTCAGTTTCAATGAGTCTTTTGAATTTTCCAAACCTCAGTACAATAAGAGTCATTACCAAGAAAATTTTAACTTCAACAATGACAGCAGTAACCCTTCTGATATTTTTAAATCTCAAGATAAAAgtcaaaataaaattaattatcAAGAGACATTAACAGCCTTTGGATTCAAAAAGAAAGATAGAAACTTAATATCCCTTCCAGCTCCTTTTTCTGTCAATTCATTTTTAAATACTATGGATGAAAAAATGGAAATTGATgaaattactactacttctagtaaTATATCAGAACAGTCAATTATTGTGTCTTCCAAAGATTTAGACCTTTATGTTACCTTGGAAGAAATTTACAAGGGTGTTACAAAGAAAATCAAGATTATTAAAAGAAACAATAACTGTTATGAAGAAAAGATTTTAATCATCGATATTAATCCAGGGATGGAAAATGGCACAAAGATTATTTTTGAACATGAGGGCAATAAGTTTCCTGGTAAAATTCCTGAAGATGTTATTTTTGTAATCAGAGATAAACCTCATCAGTATTTTAAACGTGATGGTGTTAACCTGCAGTACACAGCTAAATTGACACTACGTGATGCCTTGTGTGGTACTCAAGTAGAAATTCCTACCCTAACCGATGAGAAAGTTACCTTGAATTTAAGTAACGATATTGTACGACCACAAATGACGAAGTGTCTTCCAGGTTATGGATTACCTTACTCTAAAGATTTTAATAAGAAAGGGAACATTATAATTAATTTTGATATTCAGTTTCCTTCCATTTTGATTGATAGTACAAAAAAAATTCTCTCTGAAATTCTTTAA